From a region of the Arachis ipaensis cultivar K30076 chromosome B09, Araip1.1, whole genome shotgun sequence genome:
- the LOC107615113 gene encoding nodulation-signaling pathway 1 protein has translation MNMEPNPTQDALDWQLEGSASFFPPFLDYPYPIQDYQFWDQNQDIICYHNQIDAGTGSPNAANGTAAVVATTATSTTCTTPSDPEPYSYNNLPVSDLPTKKRNSSDNDCSVQKPSQSHRAKKFKARSTNEVDNGDSVAEGTSVRKSGGNKKGGGKNNGNNCNNGNKEGRWAEQLLIPCALAINAKNLNRVQHLLYVLHELASPTGDANHRLAAHGLSALTHHLSSSYSSSSSSSTITNDSGTKTFASVDSRFFHKTLLKFYEVSPWFSFPNNIANASILQFLSEEESSSSRTLHILDIGVSHGVQWPTFLEALTRRPGGPPPLVRLTVVTASSNENEQNMETPFSVGPPGDNFSSYLLGYAQTIKLNLQINRIDNLELQTLNSKSIDTSSDETFIVCAQFRLHHLNHRNPDERSEFLKALRSMEPKGVILSDNNIECSCNGCGNFAAGFSRRVEYLWSFLDSTSVAFKGRXXXXXXXXXXXXXXXXXXXXXXXXXXXXXXXXXXXXXXXXXXXXXXCERMKEAGFVGGMLGEDTIDGARALLRKYDSNWEMKVEEDNKCVGLFWKGQAVSFCSMWKLDGGEKQGRSSSTLNSRL, from the exons ATGAACATGGAACCAAACCCAACACAAGATGCTCTTGACTGGCAGCTAGAAGGTTCTGCCTCTTTCTTCCCACCATTCTTGGATTATCCATATCCCATTCAAGATTATCAGTTCTGGGATCAAAACCAAGACATAATCTGCTACCATAACCAAATTGATGCCGGCACCGGATCCCCGAATGCCGCAAACGGCACTGCCGCCGTGGTGGCCACCACTGCCACCAGTACAACCTGCACAACACCCTCGGATCCTGAACCTTACAGTTACAACAACCTACCAGTTTCAGACTTGCCGACGAAGAAACGAAACTCCAGCGACAATGATTGCTCGGTCCAAAAGCCTTCACAGAGCCACAGAGCCAAGAAATTCAAGGCTCGTTCAACTAATGAAGTTGACAATGGCGATTCAGTTGCCGAAGGGACTAGTGTTAGAAAATCTGGTGGGAACAAAAAAG GTGGAGGCAAGAACAATGGCAATAACTGCAACAATGGAAACAAGGAAGGTAGGTGGGCGGAACAGTTGCTCATCCCTTGTGCTTTAGCTATAAATGCTAAAAATTTGAATCGTGTACAGCACCTCTTGTATGTGCTCCATGAGCTAGCCTCGCCTACAGGCGATGCGAATCACCGACTCGCGGCACACGGACTCAGCGCACTGACACACCATCTATCCTCATCGTATtcgtcttcttcatcttcttctaccATAACAAACGATTCAGGGACTAAGACTTTTGCATCAGTGGACTCCAGATTCTTCCATAAGACACTCCTCAAGTTCTATGAGGTTAGCCCTTGGTTTTCTTTTCCTAACAACATTGCAAACGCTTCAATCCTTCAATTCCTTTCCGAAGAAGAATCAAGTAGTTCGCGTACTCTTCACATCCTTGACATTGGAGTCTCCCATGGTGTCCAATGGCCTACTTTTCTTGAGGCGTTAACCCGAAGACCCGGCGGACCTCCTCCTCTGGTTCGCCTAACCGTTGTAACCGCTTCCTCCAATGAAAATGAACAGAACATGGAAACTCCTTTCTCTGTAGGTCCACCCGGTGATAACTTCTCTTCTTACCTCCTTGGTTATGCTCAAACCATTAAGCTCAATTTGCAGATAAACAGGATTGATAATCTTGAATTACAGACACTGAATTCGAAGAGTATCGACACATCTTCGGATGAAACATTTATTGTCTGTGCGCAGTTTAGGCTCCACCACTTGAATCACAGAAATCCTGACGAGAGAAGCGAGTTTCTGAAGGCTTTGAGAAGCATGGAGCCTAAAGGAGTGATACTAAGTGATAACAACATTGAATGCAGTTGCAATGGCTGTGGAAACTTCGCGGCCGGATTCTCCCGGAGAGTGGAGTACCTGTGGAGTTTCTTGGATTCCACGAGTGTTGCATTCAAGGGCCGGGNNNNNNNNNNNNNNNNNNNNNNNNNNNNNNNNNNNNNNNNNNNNNNNNNNNNNNNNNNNNNNNNNNNNNNNNNNNNNNNNNNNNNNNNNNNNNNNNNNNNNNNNNNNNNNNNNNNNNNNNNNNNNNNNNNNNNNNGGTGTGAAAGAATGAAGGAGGCAGGGTTTGTAGGAGGAATGCTTGGAGAGGATACCATTGATGGAGCTAGAGCTTTGTTAAGGAAATATGATAGTAATTGGGAGATGAAAGTTGAGGAGGATAACAAGTGTGTTGGACTATTCTGGAAGGGACAGGCTGTTTCTTTCTGTTCTATGTGGAAGTTGGATGGGGGAGAAAAACAAGGTAGATCAAGTTCTACATTGAATTCGCGTTTATAG
- the LOC107615111 gene encoding F-box/kelch-repeat protein At3g23880-like, which yields MTLLIVIMNDAERNASRGLVLLHRHTATARTPPLPDLPEELIMEILLRLLARTLVFLRSVCTSWRNLISSPDFTCNHLYRSCLRDPSLTPPRIAYYTHSSDYRDLYGVIESFSVQSILDNPSEPAKVDYFSGQRYHRMVGSCHGLLCFFYDDGGQNTHGILWNPCTGFTFQSPQISGQATLCGFGYDHLSDSYKLFGIIRKKVPLPSGLEFSSRIYTFGPTSSWRKIDDIPLGLLGVPTDDLFMPDNMEGMKEYGNAQPWTKLAIIPFHPQLVNLGFPLQSLYISESDVLLAISPSLRIVLFNLNDGSIDLPVIDGTGDGMEN from the exons ATGACGTTACTGATCGTAATTATGAATGACGCGGAGAGGAATGCGTCAAGAGGACTGGTACTGCTCCATCGTCACACGGCCACCGCAAGAACACCGCCGCTGCCAGACCTTCCGGAGGAGTTGATAATGGAAATCTTGCTGAGGCTTCTAGCAAGGACGCTTGTTTTTCTAAGGAGCGTCTGCACTTCATGGAGAAACCTAATTTCCTCCCCTGACTTCACCTGCAACCACCTTTATCGTTCATGCTTACGCGATCCAAGTTTGACTCCGCCACGAATTGCTTATTACACTCACAGTTCTGACTACCGTGATTTGTATGGTGTTATCGAATCTTTCTCCGTGCAGTCAATATTGGATAATCCTTCTGAGCCTGCTAAAGTCGATTACTTCAGTGGACAACGCTACCACAGAATGGTTGGTTCTTGCCATGGATTGTTATGCTTTTTTTATGATGATGGCGGCCAGAATACGCATGGCATCTTGTGGAATCCCTGTACCGGATTCACATTCCAATCACCGCAAATCAGCGGTCAAGCCACCCTTTGTGGCTTTGGTTACGATCATCTCAGTGACAGCTACAAGCTTTTTGGAATTATAAGGAAGAAAGTGCCACTGCCATCTGGTTTGGAATTTAGTAGTAGAATTTATACATTTGGACCAACTTCTTCGTGGAGAAAAATTGATGATATCCCATTAGGCCTACTTGGTGTCCCAACTGACGACCTTTTTATGCCTGATAATATGGAAGGG ATGAAGGAATACGGAAATGCTCAACCTTGGACTAAATTGGCAATCATTCCCTTTCACCCGCAACTCGTAAATTTGGGTTTTCCTCTACAATCTCTCTACATCTCGGAAAGTGATGTTCTTTTGGCCATTTCTCCATCTTTAAGAATAGTTTTGTTTAATTTAAATGATGGTAGCATAGATTTACCTGTGATTGACGGCACTGGTGATGGCATGGAGAACTAA
- the LOC107615110 gene encoding uncharacterized protein LOC107615110, translated as MRRKVIAQKSSGRRKSEKAKEPSMEEEEEESHTSPPPSSPKRTTPHASQKSSQKTKEFMLHETREPTNLSSMEFKNKFHKPHSHFDPSRFSTCAFYEFHKEVLEKRHLCPSYLVNLESLASKGINLQPLFDGLKWSPLLLIHKMVYPGLVRQFYANLRHIDGSLHSYVKRVHITLNTETIASALGYIDEGPKVYMSDKWDSHVGVAYKQVLHQICENLSGLDGTVPTHKALGPTNSLLHRIITHILTPQSGSHNRVTVSDCLIIFALITSSSISFSYLMIRHMWESVKSTKKANLPYGMFLTCIFEYFKVDLTNEDVENKVSMIKGGGATKKGKKSMAFNDDFESRLESSKATDSLRDILTEFSNMSDLMVQFHKSARKLAYENESAWKKCQERVGLMLESLDDEAGGEAGAEGSDFNLSDD; from the coding sequence ATGAGGCGCAAAGTTATTGCTCAAAAATCCTCTGGAAGAAGAAAAAGCGAGAAGGCGAAGGAGCCAagcatggaagaagaagaagaggaatctCATACATCACCCCCTCCATCATCGCCGAAAAGAACCACTCCACATGCATCCCAGAAGAGTTCACAGAAGACAAAAGAATTCATGCTTCATGAAACCAGAGAACCCACGAACCTTAGTTCAATGGAGTTCAAGAATAAATTTCACAAACCACACTCCCATTTTGATCCTTCAAGATTTTCAACATGTGCTTTCTATGAGTTTCACAAAGAGGTTTTGGAAAAACGGCATCTGTGCCCCTCCTATCTGGTTAATCTCGAGTCTCTGGCCTCCAAAGGAATCAACCTACAACCCCTGTTTGATGGTCTCAAATGGTCACCATTGCTCCTTATTCATAAAATGGTTTACCCAGGGTTGGTGAGACAGTTTTATGCGAATCTGAGGCATATTGATGGTAGCCTTCACTCCTACGTAAAACGGGTGCACATCACTCTGAATACTGAGACCATTGCTTCTGCCCTTGGTTACATTGATGAAGGGCCGAAGGTTTACATGAGCGATAAATGGGATTCACATGTTGGGGTTGCCTACAAGCAAGTTCTTCATCAAATCTGTGAAAATCTATCTGGCTTGGATGGAACCGTTCCTACTCACAAAGCTTTGGGTCCAACCAACTCCCTGTTGCACCGCATCATAACTCACATCCTCACCCCACAAAGTGGTTCTCATAACAGGGTAACTGTATCTGACTGTCTCATAATATTTGCTCTTATTACATCTTCTTCCATTTCATTTAGTTACCTTATGATTAGACATATGTGGGAATCTGTAAAGAGTACAAAAAAGGCTAATTTACCTTATGGAATGTTCCTCACATGCATttttgagtactttaaggtagaTTTAACAAATGAGGATGTAGAGAACAAGGTTTCTATGATTAAAGGAGGCGGCGCTactaaaaagggaaagaaatcaATGGCTTTTAATGATGACTTTGAGAGCCGGCTAGAATCCTCAAAGGCGACCGATTCCCTAAGAGACATTCTCACAGAATTCTCTAACATGTCTGATCTCATGGTTCAATTTCACAAGTCTGCTCGCAAACTTGCATATGAAAATGAGTCGGCCTGGAAGAAATGCCAAGAAAGGGTCGGTTTAATGTTAGAAAGCCTTGATGATGAAGCTGGTGGTGAAGCAGGGGCTGAGGGATCTGACTTTAATCTCTCGGATGATTAA